The following are from one region of the Sorghum bicolor cultivar BTx623 chromosome 2, Sorghum_bicolor_NCBIv3, whole genome shotgun sequence genome:
- the LOC8062747 gene encoding cytochrome P450 71A1, giving the protein MELPPWASFLGVVLATVMLLKAIIGRRRSRRVYNLPPGPKPWPIIGNLNLVGALPHRSIHELSRKYGPLMQLRFGSFPVVVGSSVDMAKFFLKTHDVVFTDRPKTAAGKYTTYNYRDITWSPYGAYWRQARKMCLTELFSVKRLESYEYIRAAEVRALLRDLNSASGSGRAVMLKDYLSTVSLNVITRMVLGKKYLDREEAAAGSVTTPEEFKWMLDELFLLNGVLNIGDSIPWLDWMDLQGYIKRMKKLGKMFDRFLEHVVEEHNQRRLREGKGFVAKDMVDVLLQIADDPTLEVELDRESVKAFTQDLIAGGTESSAVTVEWAISELLKKPEVIAKATEELDRVIGRGRWVTEKDMPSLPYVDAVVKETMRLHPVAPLLVPRLAREDTTVAGYDIPAGTRVLVSVWSIGRDPALWDAPEEFMPERFLGSKLDVKGQDYELLPFGSGRRMCPGYSLGLKVIQVSLANLLHGFAWSLPDGVTKEELSMEEIFGLSTPRKFPLEAVVEPKLPAHLYSEA; this is encoded by the exons CGTCCTTCCTCGGCGTGGTGCTCGCCACCGTGATGCTTCTGAAGGCCATCAtcggccgccgccgcagccgccgcgTGTACAACCTCCCGCCCGGCCCCAAGCCGTGGCCGATCATCGGCAACCTCAACCTGGTTGGCGCGCTCCCTCACCGCTCCATCCACGAGCTGTCCAGGAAGTACGGCCCGCTGATGCAGCTCCGGTTCGGGTCGTTCCCCGTGGTGGTCGGCTCGTCGGTGGACATGGCCAAGTTCTTCCTCAAGACCCACGACGTGGTGTTCACGGACCGCCCAAAGACCGCCGCCGGCAAGTACACCACCTACAACTACCGCGACATCACCTGGTCCCCCTACGGCGCCTACTGGCGTCAGGCGCGCAAGATGTGCCTCACCGAGCTCTTCAGCGTCAAGCGGCTCGAGTCGTACGAGTACATCCGCGCCGCCGAGGTGCGCGCGCTGCTGCGCGACCTGAACTCCGCCTCCGGCTCCGGCCGCGCCGTCATGCTCAAGGACTACCTGTCCACGGTGAGCCTGAACGTGATCACGCGCATGGTGCTCGGCAAGAAGTACCTGGACAGGGAGGAGGCGGCCGCCGGGTCGGTGACCACCCCAGAGGAGTTCAAGTGGATGCTGGACGAGCTGTTCCTGCTCAACGGCGTGCTCAACATCGGCGACTCCATCCCGTGGCTCGACTGGATGGACCTGCAGGGGTACATCAAGCGGATGAAGAAGCTCGGCAAGATGTTCGATCGGTTCCTGGAGCACGTCGTGGAGGAGCACAACCAGCGGCGGCTGCGCGAGGGCAAGGGCTTCGTCGCCAAGGACATGGTCGACGTGCTGCTGCAGATCGCCGACGACCCTACGCTTGAGGTTGAGCTCGACAGGGAAAGTGTCAAGGCTTTTACCCAG GACCTCATCGCCGGTGGCACGGAGAGCTCGGCGGTCACGGTGGAGTGGGCCATCTCGGAGCTCCTCAAGAAGCCCGAGGTGATCGCCAAGGCCACGGAGGAGCTGGACCGCGTCATCGGCCGCGGCCGCTGGGTGACAGAGAAGGACATGCCCAGCCTCCCCTACGTCGACGCCGTCGTCAAGGAGACCATGCGTCTGCACCCGGTGGCGCCGCTGCTGGTGCCCCGCCTTGCGCGCGAGGACACGACCGTGGCCGGCTACGACATCCCCGCGGGCACGCGCGTGCTCGTCAGCGTGTGGTCCATCGGCCGCGACCCCGCGCTGTGGGACGCGCCGGAGGAATTCATGCCGGAGCGGTTCCTCGGCAGCAAGCTCGACGTGAAGGGGCAGGACTACGAGCTGCTGCCGTTCGGGTCCGGCCGGCGGATGTGCCCCGGGTACAGCCTCGGCCTCAAGGTCATCCAGGTGAGCCTCGCTAACCTGCTGCACGGCTTCGCGTGGAGCCTCCCCGACGGCGTGACCAAGGAGGAGCTCAGCATGGAGGAGATCTTCGGCCTGTCCACGCCGCGCAAGTTCCCGCTCGAGGCTGTCGTCGAGCCCAAGCTCCCGGCACACCTCTACTCGGAGGCTTGA
- the LOC8080997 gene encoding cytochrome P450 71A1 — MELPTWASFLGVVLATVMLLKAILGRRSRRVYNLPPGPKPWPIIGNLNLMGALPHRSIHELSRKYGPLMQLQFGSFPVVVGSSVDMAKFFLKTHDVVFTDRPKTAAGKYTTYNYRDITWSPYGAYWRQARKMCLTELFSAKRLESYEYIRAAEVRALLRDLHSASGSGRAVMLKDYLSTVSLNVITRMVLGKKYLDKEEAAAGSVTTPEEFKWMLDELFLLNGVLNIGDSIPWLDWMDLQGYIKRMKKLGKMFDRFLEHVVEEHNQRRLREGKGFVAKDMVDVLLQIADDPTLEVELNRESVKAFTQDLIAGGTESSAVTVEWAISELLKKPEVIAKATEELDRVIGRGRWVTEKDMPSLPYVDAVVKETMRLHPVAPLLVPRLSREDTTVAGYDIPAGTRVLVSVWSIGRDPALWDAPEEFMPERFLGSKLDVKGQDYELLPFGSGRRMCPGYSLGLKVIQVSLANLLHGFAWSLPDGVTKEELSMEEIFGLSTPRKFPLEAVVEPKLPAHLYAEP; from the exons ATGGAGCTTCCAACATGGGCGTCCTTCCTCGGTGTGGTGCTCGCCACTGTGATGCTTCTGAAGGCCATCCTcggccgccgcagccgccgcgTGTACAACCTCCCGCCCGGCCCCAAGCCGTGGCCGATCATCGGCAACCTCAACCTGATGGGCGCGCTCCCACACCGCTCCATCCACGAGCTGTCCAGGAAGTACGGCCCGCTGATGCAGCTCCAGTTCGGGTCGTTCCCCGTGGTGGTCGGCTCGTCGGTGGACATGGCCAAGTTCTTCCTCAAGACCCACGACGTGGTGTTCACGGACCGCCCAAAGACCGCCGCCGGCAAGTACACCACCTACAACTACCGCGACATCACCTGGTCCCCCTACGGCGCCTACTGGCGGCAGGCGCGCAAGATGTGCCTCACCGAGCTCTTCAGCGCCAAGCGGCTCGAGTCGTACGAGTACATCCGCGCCGCCGAGGTGCGCGCGCTGCTGCGGGACCTGCACTCGGCGTCCGGCTCCGGCCGCGCCGTCATGCTCAAGGACTACCTGTCCACGGTGAGCCTGAACGTGATCACGCGCATGGTGCTCGGCAAGAAGTACCTGGACAAGGAGGAGGCGGCCGCCGGGTCGGTGACCACCCCAGAGGAGTTCAAGTGGATGCTGGACGAGCTGTTCCTGCTCAACGGCGTGCTCAACATCGGCGATTCCATCCCGTGGCTCGACTGGATGGACCTGCAGGGGTACATCAAGCGGATGAAGAAGCTCGGCAAGATGTTCGATCGGTTCCTGGAGCACGTCGTGGAGGAGCACAACCAGCGGCGGCTGCGCGAGGGCAAGGGCTTCGTCGCCAAGGACATGGTCGACGTGCTGCTGCAGATCGCCGACGACCCTACGCTTGAGGTTGAGCTCAACCGGGAAAGCGTCAAAGCTTTTACTCAG GACCTCATCGCCGGTGGCACAGAGAGCTCGGCGGTCACGGTGGAGTGGGCCATCTCGGAGCTCCTCAAGAAGCCCGAGGTGATCGCCAAGGCCACGGAGGAGCTGGACCGCGTCATCGGCCGCGGCCGCTGGGTGACAGAGAAGGACATGCCCAGCCTCCCCTACGTCGACGCCGTCGTCAAGGAGACCATGCGTCTGCACCCGGTGGCGCCGCTGCTGGTGCCCCGCCTGTCACGCGAGGACACGACCGTGGCCGGCTACGATATCCCCGCCGGCACGCGCGTGCTCGTCAGCGTGTGGTCCATCGGCCGCGACCCCGCGCTGTGGGACGCGCCGGAGGAATTCATGCCGGAGCGGTTCCTCGGCAGCAAGCTCGACGTGAAGGGGCAGGACTACGAGCTGCTGCCGTTCGGGTCCGGCCGGCGGATGTGCCCCGGGTACAGCCTCGGCCTCAAGGTCATCCAGGTGAGCCTCGCTAACCTGCTGCACGGCTTCGCGTGGAGCCTCCCCGACGGCGTGACCAAGGAGGAGCTCAGCATGGAGGAGATCTTCGGCCTGTCCACGCCGCGCAAGTTCCCGCTCGAGGCCGTCGTCGAGCCTAAGCTGCCGGCGCACCTCTACGCCGAGCCATGA